One Desertifilum tharense IPPAS B-1220 genomic window, CTCGATCCAGAATCTACCCGACGGCGAGGGGTTCGCGAGGCGCAGGAACTCTATTTAAGCTTTAATCAAATTGAAGTTGAAGATTTAGTTTTAGTCCAAAAAGAATTAGGACTTTCGGAAGCCAGTTTAGACAGCGCCCTCCTACTCCGCAATCAGTTTGGCGAAAGTTGGATTACCCGTTTGTTAGAAATGGGAAGCGTTGATATTGAAGAGTTTTGTAATGAAAATAATGGTAGTAAATCCTCCTTAGCTGCCCTCCAACGCAAACTCAATCGTTTAACTCAGCTTAAGTATATGCGGAGTTTCAGCCGCCATAATTATGTCAATCAAATCTTAGATTCTCTCGACGCTGGAAAGCACGTAGTTGTTGAGTTTGGCTCGCAATCTAACCTGCTCTCTTATATGCTGGCAACGAATATGATTACCCGTAGAATTCACGCCAGTTACGTTCGCAAAGCCGACCGATTTCTACAAAGCAAAAATCCGAGCGATCGCCCCCGCCCCTTAGTGATTACTATTGAAGAAGCCCATCGCTTTTTAGATCCCAGTACCGCCAGTCAAACTATCTTTGGTACCATCGCCCGCGAACTGCGAAAATACTTTGTAACCCTATTAGTGGTAGATCAGCGCCCTTCAGGAATTGATAATGAGGTAATGTCACAAATTGGTACCCGGATCACGGCGTTGCTAAACGATGAAAAAGATATTGAAGCAATCTTTACCGGGGTATCGGGTGCGGGGAGTTTGCGATCGGTATTAGCTAAGCTAGATTCTAAACAACAAGCCCTCGTTTTAGGTCATGCTGTACCCATGCCTGTTGTTGTCCAAACTCGCCCCTATGATGAAACATTCTATCGGGAAATTGGCGAAACCGCTTGGGAAGAAATGCCCGATGAAGATGTATTTGAAGCCGCAGAAGTGGCGAAAGCCGACTTAGGCTTTTAGCTAAAATAGCTGTTTCCTTTCTCCCCAGGAAGCTACCCTGTATAGACATCTAGTGTCTGATGAGATCCCCCTAAATCCCCCTTACAAAGGGGGACTTTGACTCCGGTTCCCCCCTTTTCAAGGGGGGTTAGGGGGGATCGAAACCTTATAGAACAATATTAGAAGACTTATCTTCCTAGAAACCTACCCTATATACGCATCTGGTGTCTGACTCCCACATTGAGGTGAGATCCCCCTAAATCCCCCTTACAAAGAGGGACTTTGACTCTGGTTCCCCCCTTTTCAAGGGGGGTTAGGGGGGATCGAAACCTTATAGAACAATGTTAGAAGACTTATCTTCCTAGAAACCTACCCTATATACGCATCTGGTGTCTGACTCCCAAATTTAAGTGAGATCCCCCTAAATCCCCCTTACAAAGGGGGACTTTGACTCCGGTTCCCCCCTTTTCAAGGGGGGCTAGGGGGGATCGAAACCCCATAGAACAATGTTAGAAGACTTATGTATACAGAGTAGCTCTAGACAGTAGGTAGAGATGAAGTCAGAAAATCAGGAATTATATCGCCGCTTCCTGCAACTGGCGGCCGTCAATATCCTATCGAATTTAATGGTACCGTTGGCGAGTTTGGTTGATGTCGCCTTCTTGGGACATTTATCAGAAATTCGTCATTTGGCAGGAGTTGCGATCGCCACCGTTCTGTTTAACTATATTTACTGGACGTTTGGCTTTCTCCGCATGGGAACCACGGGAACAACCGCACAAGCGGCGGGAAAGTCTAATCCCCAAGCCGTTTTACTGGTACTCTTGCGGAATGGCTTACTCGCCCTCAGCATCAGCTTGGTTATCCTGCTATTACAATATCCCCTGCGGGAACTTGGCTTTTTTCTCCTCAGCGCCACGCCAGAAGTCAAAGCCACAGGTAAAGCCTATTACGATACCCTGATTTGGGGTGCCACACCAACCTTAATTAATTTTGTCCTCATTGGCTGGTTTCTGGGGCGCGAACAAGCCGGAAAAGTGCTAATCCTTTCCTTAATCGGTAATGGTGCCAATATTATTCTAGATTACGCGTTTGTCAGGCTTTGGGGTTGGGAAAGCGTCGGCGCAGCCTTAGCAACCGCCTTAAGTCAGTATCTCATGCTAGCGGTTGGCTTAACTCTCGTCCTGCGCGAAGGGTGGGGAAAGCAAGTTTCAGCCGTAACCGGACAAATTTTTGAACTCAAAGCCTGGAAAGCCGCATTGATCCTGAATAGCGATATTTTAATCCGCACTTTCGCCCTAATTTCCACCTTTGCCCTATTTACCAACCTCAGTTCCTTCTTAGGCACCGTAATCTTAGCAACCAATACCCTAATCTTACAGGTTGTCACCTTTTCCGCTTACTTTATTGATGGGTTAGCCTTCGCTACCGAAAGTTTAGCCGGAAATTTCCGTGCTTCTGGGATGAGTCACCGTCTCATTCCCCTGATGCGCCTTTCGGGTAGCCTCAGCTTGGGGTTAGGGATAGTGTTTGCGCTGTCGTTTGTCGCCATTCCCGAATTTCTGTTTAGCCTATTAACCAGTCATACTGAAGTGCTTCAGCAAATTGACCATTATATCTTGTGGTTATTCCCTATTTTAGGCTTTGGCTCAATTGCCTATATGCTCGATGGCTACTTTCTCGGCTTGACAGAAGGACGCATTCTCCGCAATAGTGCGATCGCAGCTACGTTCATCGGTTTCGTACCCCCGGCCATTCTAGCTTGGCATTTCCAAAGCAGCCAGCTTCTCTGGTTAGCCTTAGCCTTATTTATGATGACTCGCGCCGTCACCCTGGGTTTGCAAGTTCCTAACCAAGTGCTGAGTAGAAAGTGCTGAGTGCTGAGTGGGTGGAAAGTATCCTAGTTTCTTCGATAAGAAGTGGTGTTTATACCAAGTGCTGTTGCTTTAGCTTCTGCAAAGCAGTGTGCTGAGTGGGTAGAAAGTACCCTAGTTTCTTCGATAAGAAGTGGTGTCTATACCAAGTGCTGAGTAGAAAGTGCTGAGTGCTGAGTGCTGAGTGGGTGGAAAGTACCCTAGCTTCTTCGATAAGAAGTGGTGTCTATACCAAGTGCTGAGTAGAAAGTGCTGTTGCTAGCTTCCGCGCAGCGGTGTGCTGAGTGGGTGGAAAGTACCCTAGCTTCTTTGATAAGAAGTGGTGTCTATACCAAGTGCTGAATAGAAAGTGCTGAGTGCTGAGTGGGTGGAAAGTACCTTAGTTTCTTCGATATAGCTAGAGGAGATTGAGGTACAGATAGGCAGGGATTTCTAGCGTTCTATACGGACTCTGCAATATCCTAAAGGTTAATCTCAAACTTTTGAGTGAGGGTATCGAGAATTTGCTGTTCTTCTGGGGTGACTTTGCGATCGCGTTCGGCTAGAGTTGTACATCGGACTAATAAAGGAATAGCATAATCGCGATCGAGGTTTGCGATTAGAGTATCCAGGGGTTGAGGTTGTTGGATGTGAGATGCGATCGCCTCTAGCGACTCTGGTTTAAGATCCAATTGGGCTAATTCTGGCACAATATCCGACCAAGCCCGATCGGGATAGCTGGCGACAATCATGTGCGCTAAGATTTGATCCATGACCCCTTGTTGCGCGATCGCCACTTTCAAGTATTCCTCGCTTTCCTGTTCTACGGCGTCTGGATCTTGAGGAATGTCTGGGTTAGTTTTCGCCTCATAAAAGCGACAGGCAGCATGGCCTAAAGAATATAGCATGGCGGCATTGGTACTCGCGCCAATCGCGGCTCCGGCAACGGGTACAATCTCAATTAACCCTAAACCCGCTTTTAAAGCTTTCGATCCGCCCAGGGATAGCCCAAAAATTGCTAAAACTTCGCCCTTACGCGCCGAGTCTTTTAAATCTAACCCATAGGCGGCGGCAATTTGATAGACCATCTCCGCTTGTAGCAGGGTGGTAGCTGCTAAGTCTACCGCAAATAAGGCAGCGGCGGCTGTGGGTACAAAGTTACTCGCTAACCCAATCCCTCCAGCATACAGCGCCTTTTCTACCATAATCCGGTGAGAAATTTGAAACGCGCTATCTTGAGGATACTTTTCTTGAAGCTTGCGAACGGCGGCTTCGGCTTTCACCACATCCACTTGACCAATAATACCGAGCAACCAGTCAGAATGCGTCACTTTGGTGACAAACTTCAGCAGGGGGTTGTCAACCAGCAAGTTAGCGGCTTGTCCTGCGCCTTCTGTAGCTTTTTCTAAGATTTTTTGAGCTTGATGGCTCGCCGCCCCTCCCACCGTGCCAGCGGTGCTGACAGCCGCCTTTCCTGCATTCAGGGCTGTTGATGCGATCGCGCCTCCAATGCCTGTCGCTGTCTTTCCCACCGTTCCCAAGGTTTTCCCCATGCCCGTTACGGTTCCCTTCGCCGCATCCTGAAGGCGATCGCCTACATGGGATAATTTTTCTGAGAGCGATCGCTTCTCGTCCTTCGGCTCTGTTTCGTCAACATTTTCAGAGGGCAGGGAATTCGGGTCTTCAGCCATACCGCTTAAGGTCAGAAACGCTACTGTTGAGGATAGCAAATTCCCCGAAAATCGTCCTGTATCAATAGAAAGAAAAAACGCCTGAACCTTCAAGCGTTTTGCCAAAAAGAGCGAGTCTTCTGACTCAGCACCCAGCACTTTCTACTGGGCACTCATTATTGCGGGCGAGTAGCAGCGGCGCGTTGAGCATATTCTAGATTGCTCTGATAAGCAACGGCTCTCTGCTGGGCGGTTTCATAGTTTGGGCTGGTTTGGGGTACTGCCCTCATAAAATCAA contains:
- a CDS encoding ATP-binding protein; translation: MIDKPLGLVIQGSLSKGLEVRLHADVSVEEMRVGKFLVVQGRRSRFFCMLTDVSLGTASPRILANPPEPANTFLQEVLAGSGTYGTIDLTPMLMFTPQEEGSPTPQNGSNLASFQAQTSANVQLTPVKTIPSHFSQVYEANEYDFRTVFGWEDDPLHRNFAIGKPIDMDVPVCVDLDRFVERSNGVFGKSGTGKSFLTRLLLSGIIKKRVAVNLIFDMHSEYGWEAVCEGKTFGTAKGLRQLFPGQVQVYTLDPESTRRRGVREAQELYLSFNQIEVEDLVLVQKELGLSEASLDSALLLRNQFGESWITRLLEMGSVDIEEFCNENNGSKSSLAALQRKLNRLTQLKYMRSFSRHNYVNQILDSLDAGKHVVVEFGSQSNLLSYMLATNMITRRIHASYVRKADRFLQSKNPSDRPRPLVITIEEAHRFLDPSTASQTIFGTIARELRKYFVTLLVVDQRPSGIDNEVMSQIGTRITALLNDEKDIEAIFTGVSGAGSLRSVLAKLDSKQQALVLGHAVPMPVVVQTRPYDETFYREIGETAWEEMPDEDVFEAAEVAKADLGF
- the gntT gene encoding guanitoxin biosynthesis MATE family efflux transporter GntT; the encoded protein is MKSENQELYRRFLQLAAVNILSNLMVPLASLVDVAFLGHLSEIRHLAGVAIATVLFNYIYWTFGFLRMGTTGTTAQAAGKSNPQAVLLVLLRNGLLALSISLVILLLQYPLRELGFFLLSATPEVKATGKAYYDTLIWGATPTLINFVLIGWFLGREQAGKVLILSLIGNGANIILDYAFVRLWGWESVGAALATALSQYLMLAVGLTLVLREGWGKQVSAVTGQIFELKAWKAALILNSDILIRTFALISTFALFTNLSSFLGTVILATNTLILQVVTFSAYFIDGLAFATESLAGNFRASGMSHRLIPLMRLSGSLSLGLGIVFALSFVAIPEFLFSLLTSHTEVLQQIDHYILWLFPILGFGSIAYMLDGYFLGLTEGRILRNSAIAATFIGFVPPAILAWHFQSSQLLWLALALFMMTRAVTLGLQVPNQVLSRKC
- a CDS encoding YcjF family protein; translation: MAKRLKVQAFFLSIDTGRFSGNLLSSTVAFLTLSGMAEDPNSLPSENVDETEPKDEKRSLSEKLSHVGDRLQDAAKGTVTGMGKTLGTVGKTATGIGGAIASTALNAGKAAVSTAGTVGGAASHQAQKILEKATEGAGQAANLLVDNPLLKFVTKVTHSDWLLGIIGQVDVVKAEAAVRKLQEKYPQDSAFQISHRIMVEKALYAGGIGLASNFVPTAAAALFAVDLAATTLLQAEMVYQIAAAYGLDLKDSARKGEVLAIFGLSLGGSKALKAGLGLIEIVPVAGAAIGASTNAAMLYSLGHAACRFYEAKTNPDIPQDPDAVEQESEEYLKVAIAQQGVMDQILAHMIVASYPDRAWSDIVPELAQLDLKPESLEAIASHIQQPQPLDTLIANLDRDYAIPLLVRCTTLAERDRKVTPEEQQILDTLTQKFEINL